The region agcactatataaacctgcaagtatacagagtatatatagtatagctaaaggtcggTACCGGATATCAAACATAGGGAAAATAATCACAGATTGGCTACCTTCTACAAAGCTtcgttcactatttggaaaaccgaaagttttggagattttaaaaactaaaaacaacttgaaagcaaataaacaactaactgcaaataattaaagaggtaaaatatgagagataagagaattccagaattccagggatgtgcgttcacagttatggttatacaaattccaactacaataccctagcacagtttatactttGATAGAatgagtcacataagttttgcccatgcggcataagcgtagattactaacactaagtttgtcaatcctagattcgTAACTTCTAAAAGcacctaagacccttgaaaagtccccAGTCTCAATCAACAGTGCcattttaagggaagctaattgtagtgtctactaagtggatctaactcgcaaacctcctctcacgattatgtagcaagttatattaaataatCACCGAAtttgtcactcaaacgtgaagtattacagaacaacttagggaagaaacgaagtaaaaataaaacggatattaaatagaaaatgaaattgtataaccaaagtcatcactaacacatccctataatcctatgaatttagttacacataattgaatagtctaaaaacatagaatgaagggaaaacaaagtgaacataagtactaaagtaataaaacccaaaggttgaatccttgtagccttgatcttctcttgattgcTTCTTTaacctcttgcacaatgaagaactctctcaaATTTATGATCTAGAACTATACGGCAAAAAGAGGATCCCAACGAAGTGGTTTGAGGGGGTATATATAGAGGAAAAATCGAGCAGCAACAAATAAGGTAAAAGatggctaagtttggtaaatcttggggagaaagtaggtcaattcTGTGCGCCgcgttttcccagcgggccgctgcaccttggccagcggtcgctgcatgTTGATCTGTAGCCTCTGACTCTTGGATAGCAGTAATCCCGTAGCTTCGGAAACTCTTCGAGCGGTCGCTGCTCATTCCCCAGCGGTTGCTGGTCGAGTTCTtcgtttcagcacaactttctccgGAGCAGAACGCTACTGGCTCAACGATCGCTGTATGAGTTGTAGTGGACCGCTGGGCATCCCAAAAACACTAGATTTCCAACTTTGGCTTTTTGCTGtgtttttaggctcaaatatgcatatttctcacaaaacacgtcaaaataccaaaattgaGAAACTATGCAAAATATTGAcgtgaattgtgattttgacaataaaaacagaccaaataaaAGCCTTAAAACAGTGGAAAATCCGAGCGTTtccaactcccccaaacttacattattgtttgtcctcaaacaaaacaataaagacacAAAAATAGACGCATGGAAAAGATAGACTAAGCATAAATTAACGAAATCAAATCATgcaaggcttattagtgcactttcattactaccTAGTAGAATCTATGAGAAGTGATTCTTTCTGTCACTCTCAAAGTTTATAAAGGTAATgtgtataagcactcaaatcatgcatcatgcaaagtttaccatatgcttgctcaaagtctaatccctcctctgctagatgtgattaagcatcttaagtccgaaaggtctttattttttgctgtaagtaggctctttggtaggtgaggaatatttggctaaaaagtgacccAAACATAAAAATATCACAAGTAGAGTTAAAATGGCTCCACTTTTCTAAAAACCAAGACACTTTCAAcactttatttttctccttcaacacACATTCCAAACCTtagatttttcttttcttttcacaacctttctttctttttttttcttttcttttctttttcttctcaaaAGCATCATTTCTAGACCAAGGacacattttgaatttttgtatttcacaacttgcacttttctaCATTTAAGCACACAACTTTTATAACTTtcctccttatctctccaattcctttacaaaagataataaaaaccaaactaacccaaggaattgtccccatttatttggcttccaaagaataggcttaaaggctcaaaatttgGCTCCAAATGGATATAATGGAAAGGGTCGAAAATATGGGaataaaagtagctaagaaaagatggcctaacatcctcctaaatcaacttaaacactatgtaaacttaggcaaactaggagcaagttctagaaacatatacatgaatacagataaatcacacaagaacgaaattaaggctcaaatctcacaaggtataagcatgattcaaggcgaacagGCAATTCACTAAATATGCACCTTTTCACCCAAGCATCATATCAAAacgtcaagccatacttaatTAAAGATGAAAATAACTTTatatcattggcaactcggtctagtgtgtccctaagcatgcttgtttctaagttcttcatgctatgttcatgacatggattcaccttcgagtttttaaaacaaaaacttaaactaaaaacctaaaacaaaaacctaaactcacgggccaccacttcatccccccaaacttatttacaacaaagtgtaaaataagtttgtagagtcggtagggacgtgagtaaactactaaaagaaaacatacctTGAAAAATTTCACGTAGAGGTTGGACGGGGTGAAAATTAGAAAAATCACGCTGGAAACTGCAATTTGGCAATGGTCGGTGGGTGTCCACCAGTGGTCGCTGCGATGAGTCAGAACCTTTCCAGAAGGtggccagcgggccgctgcggaCACTGCAGCGGTCATTGGCGAGAGTCCAGAAACCAACGAAAATTTTCATtcaacacaaaaatgaaaattaaaccATAAAGTACTCAAAAACTTAAGAAAAATTGTAATAAATGGTTGGGTTGTCTCCCAACTAGCGCTCTTTTATAGTCATTAGCTTGACTTTACCCCTTTTATTCCATGGGTGGTTCTTCTAGTTCCACTTCCTCCTCCATCACCTTGTCCATGCTATAGTATTTCTTCACACGGTGACCATTGGATTGAAACAACGTCGTATCCGGAGCTAGCAACTCAACCGTCCCACTATCATAGATTTTATTGATCATGTAGGGGCcggtccatttggacttcaactTTCCAGGGAAAGGAGAGAGTCTCGAATTGTGCAACAAAACTACATCCCCCAAGGTGAGCTCCCGTGGACTAATCATCTTATCATGGTAGACCTTAATCCTCTCTTTGTAAGTAGACGAGCTATCATAAGCTTCCATTCGAAACGCGTCCATCTCATTGAGAAAAAGACGCATTTCTTCACCGGCCTTTTGGAAGTCTTTATTCAACTTTTTGACCGCCCAATAGGACCTATACTCCAACTCAAAAGGCAAATGGCAtgatttttcaaaaagtaattAATAAGGAGACATACCTATAGAAGATTTGTATGCGGTACGATATGCCCACAATGCATAATCTAAACGGAGTGCCCAATCCTTTCTATTAGTGCTCACTATTTTCTGTAGAACGGACTTGATATCCCTATTTGCAAGCTCGGTCTGCCCATTGGCTTGGGGGTGGTAAGGCGAGATGACTCTATGCttatgtaaaactcgagttcactacggtatggatgacataacttttatcaactatttttggcgtgtgtccactgagtatattaagtactcagccctggaTGTGTTtgccctatgtgcaggttgagtggtgatgttgcggcggatgttgataCGAGCCTTAAGGATTTCCGGATGTGTCGTGTcatcatacatgggcgtcatcttATGAGTCTCTCTAGATACCTTATTTCTGCTGCCTTGTTTggaattatttttctaaaagtcTTTCGTTTTACTCCATACTGTTTTTATGACATTAAacaccttgagacattaatccgctgcttaactatttaatagattaaaatatttcttttgaagTTTAGTTGAGTTTCGTGTTAAACGTTGCATTTTATTGTTTCCTCATTTCTTCCCCGGTTCTTAGTTCCttcccctagtcacgatttccccgtcctCACTATCCCTAGTAAGGGcagtcgtgacagagtggtatcagatcttcgttctttcgctctggtccgagagtcttctttcagattCAGTCTAGATTGGTACCCCTAGActaaaagtgtcacgaaggctcaacatccgaagcatcacattcaaccaaaagaaaatgaggtatgttttaaCTTGTCGAAAGAATATGATATCGGTGATGAGATGATAAGGATGTTTTGGAAAGAGTATGCATGTGTGTGAAGgttatgtgtgaatatgataatgtgATGGTATTATTATG is a window of Salvia splendens isolate huo1 chromosome 3, SspV2, whole genome shotgun sequence DNA encoding:
- the LOC121796844 gene encoding uncharacterized protein LOC121796844, coding for MRLFLNEMDAFRMEAYDSSSTYKERIKVYHDKMISPRELTLGDVVLLHNSRLSPFPGKLKSKWTGPYMINKIYDSGTVELLAPDTTLFQSNGHRVKKYYSMDKVMEEEVELEEPPME